A portion of the Channa argus isolate prfri chromosome 19, Channa argus male v1.0, whole genome shotgun sequence genome contains these proteins:
- the LOC137104592 gene encoding LIM domain-containing protein isoform X3: MSAHYLSKVAPQDTNHSLLKPVQDQPSEMGKSAKLSKMLKESQQRRDDLPPPTSARHEAGPEDASAAHSQQSMPDQLSKEKLYQQRQKCELRRLMKHTHPELKMLDEVVDDELAEVLGSESGLTAGETGYEGEVLTRRLIFENKVSAYTPKMHITDRKVERANVSKTSAVFEGQEEKPLHSESVEGMMMGEDKTFTSGSFSNREFEKEIIKTDVQATRRIFESQSVNMPRTKPDNKLKGQTSNSGEEMGAVQKHKPEFKNPSKENMHSENKSSSTDVTEWLHKQVSHDGGQSPDLEFSDKEEVSTVVTIVDDDPANLSGPEGFEEMFKTSADLFKNNPFISKNIERENSYVLTSVSQIPANPSGTDMESLITNVKNRAHLFESMPFDRIRHQNKDEVETMVENIKETLNCLYHVNAIHSDGSIIEVNETMIAKKAKFTLSESGPMIKYDEVAEGGAQNFLLQLIPRANLKPQITYLKEDSKGCKEATVVNVPLQHHQFTTSQDTQFKTANMVQLVEDMLNQDNSLRKGVIIQEDETSCAEVIVYSLYNYFDEEDVKSYSPQADAAENDEPETEKSDTSKAGNQGVRKGIVKSTINCLTETSQDQSCPRSITPELTVKGNVKLFKSCIEKGDLEYLKTLQAVEEQELAPNQTVAGQVTELLHEHRGDQAEESASEWAPVDIKRLKSMFSGDQKQTQTKQRFHKNHAAISPGFTGQNVAMVQTPAECNIGVFSHGQEKKTFREECASPLGSYTHLETRDKDTKLLQADLVEAVDENDEMSNLQGALPSLQQATTQTKSLSPHEKQKFFDQVSGEEPVLSVTAGDAQHSELSPENENQKVDSFADEPPLTFNVPSKHKSNHKYSAVVGSFETAPAQQLEEECVFEGKLQAALESLGRSNINITKGDFRAAMIYRNSSKPLKESSQNVDIAAVKESTVEGPLCPVTEAKSPEVPLRQEKEDVTVINAECQSQSQALYRPAISKKIKGPVGPKPAIPPKPEHLKIKQTGTQSANTRNPETTQTNASRPEMKTQRNKEPVLQPPAKKSASCMDGNKTEPSKTKSSADLEAGHKDEDFSQDSQEKYQVQGFYMTLESDNTDKNTLNKPEVKNAEAEETRPKDFSVKDTEIETDDSRVEFHEACQKFGGKKAFAVKSAPVKPKRVKIAQPDIHTHVDPKPQQTLTGQSSNNTNTSAQSVDSKDGREKEMKQESKVELREKKGRTETEDECRQQLSVHIDEIVKGNITAAMEIFDNLRKQEELQCILSQVEDIEQDTSEVDVRSLRKVFENIPDWVVSEDKKREKKVKVEDREEKSLLLSDNTESKSSMAHVFGDLERASEEIMNLKEQTLARLKGIEEAIKKALYSVSTLKSDSDIAGLSCLFKESLGAVQESPLTGNISRKSIGSSRTKSQQAEKRPTSSENEAQSAGQSAGAEAVFEKQQASPLSSPAFASIQSAARRTTPSTMCPTCQQNQNSEKIFRTTMTLTSNSRTQNRKGDHRKGAQHQSTYNSLGTEQELGVLEVHTDSEGNSVAGTKTGTEGYERTDNVGNQFHSTKTSTVVITQPEAMTSAGQTLVRPTHQDRVTTQPEVRQPINQKP, encoded by the exons ATGTCTGCTCACTATCTGTCAAAGGTGGCACCGCAGGATACAAACCACAGCCTTTTAAAACCG GTGCAAGATCAGCCATCTGAAATGGGGAAAAGTGCAAAACTAAGCAAG ATGCTTAAAGAGTCCCAACAAAGGAGAGATGACCTTCCTCCACCTACTTCAGCTAGACATGAAGCAGGACCAGAAGATGCCTCTGCTGCACATTCCCAACAATCCATGCCAGATCAACTTTCCAAAGAAAAATTATACCAGCAACGACAGAAATGCGAGCTGAGAAGGCTTATGAAACACACTCATCCAGAGCTGAAGATGCTGGATGAAGTTGTGGATGACGAGCTTGCTGAGGTTTTGGGCTCAGAAAGTGGGTTGACAGCTGGTGAAACTGGATATGAGGGAGAGGTCCTCACAAGACGCTTGATATTTGAGAACAAAGTATCTGCTTACACCCCCAAGATGCATATAACAGACAGGAAAGTGGAAAGAGCCAATGTCAGTAAAACATCAGCTGTGTTTGAGGGACAGGAGGAGAAACCTTTACACAGTGAAAGTGTTGAAGGGATGATGATGGGGgaagacaaaacatttacttCTGGTTCATTTTCAAACAGAGAGTTTGagaaagaaattataaaaacagaTGTTCAGGCTACAAGAAGGATATTCGAGAGTCAGTCTGTGAACATGCCCAGAACTAAACCAGATAATAAACTCAAAGGGCAAACTTCTAATTCTGGGGAGGAGATGGGGGCAGTCCAGAAACACAAGCCGGAGTTTAAAAATCCTAGCAAAGAAAATatgcacagtgaaaacaaaagcagcagcactgatgtgACAGAATGGCTTCATAAACAAGTGTCACATGATGGTGGTCAAAGCCCTGACCTGGAGTTTTCTGACAAGGAAGAGGTCTCTACTGTGGTAACCATTGTTGACGATGATCCTGCAAATCTTTCAGGTCCAGAAGGATTTGAGGAAATGTTCAAAACAAGTGCAGACCTTTTCAAAAACAACCCGTTTATCTCCAAAAACATAGAAAGAGAAAACTCCTATGTACTTACATCAGTATCTCAAATCCCAGCAAACCCCAGTGGGACAGATATGGAGTCTCTGATAACTAATGTCAAAAACAGAGCCCATCTGTTTGAATCGATGCCATTTGACAGAATCAGGCATCAGAACAAGGACGAAGTTGAGACGATGGTGGAGAACATCAAGGAAACGTTGAATTGCCTCTATCATGTTAATGCCATTCATTCAGATGGATCAATCATTGAGGTGAATGAGACAATGATAGCTAAAAAGGCTAAATTCACACTATCGGAGAGCGGGCCGATGATAAAGTATGATGAGGTGGCTGAAGGCGGTGCACAAAACTTCTTACTCCAGTTAATACCACGGGCAAACCTGAAACCTCAGATCACTTATTTAAAGGAGGATAGTAAAGGATGTAAAGAGGCCACAGTGGTGAATGTACCGCTGCAGCATCACCAGTTCACTACCAGCCAAGATACACAGTTTAAAACTGCCAACATGGTTCAGCTTGTTGAGGATATGCTCAATCAAGACAACTCTCTGAGAAAAGGTGTGATAATTCAGGAAGATGAGACGAGTTGTGCTGAAGTCATTGTTTACTCCCTCTACAATTATTTTGATGAAGAAGATGTAAAGAGTTACAGTCCTCAGGCGGACGCTGCAGAGAATGATGAaccagaaacagagaaaagtgaTACGAGCAAAGCAGGAAATCAAGGAGTGAGAAAAGGCATCGTTAAATCCACCATTAACTGCCTTACAGAAACATCCCAAGACCAGAGCTGTCCAAGATCAATTACACCTGAACTCACAGTAAAAGGGAACGTGAAACTGTTCAAGAGTTGTATTGAAAAGGGTGATTTGGAGTATTTGAAAACTCTTCAGGCTGTGGAAGAGCAAGAACTAGCCCCTAACCAAACTGTAGCTGGACAAGTCACAGAGCTTCTTCATGAACACAGAGGAGACCAGGCAGAGGAAAGTGCATCAGAATGGGCTCCAGTGGACATAAAGAGACTGAAAAGCATGTTCTCTGGAGatcaaaaacaaacccaaacaaagCAACGCTTTCATAAAAATCATGCCGCTATCTCTCCTGGATTTACAGGTCAAAACGTGGCAATGGTACAGACACCTGCTGAATGCAACATAGGAGTATTCTCCCACGGGCAAGAGAAGAAGACCTTCAGGGAAGAATGTGCCTCCCCACTGGGATCATATACACATCTTGAGACACGGGATAAAGACACCAAGCTCCTCCAAGCTGATTTGGTTGAGGCTGTAGATGAGAATGATGAGATGTCTAACCTCCAAGGTGCTTTACCCAGCCTCCAACAGGCCACAACCCAGACCAAATCTTTATCACcacatgaaaaacagaaattcttTGATCAAGTATCTGGTGAAGAGCCTGTTCTCTCAGTGACAGCGGGTGATGCCCAACACTCAGAATTATCTccagaaaatgaaaaccaaaaagtGGACTCATTCGCTGATGAACCCCCTTTAACCTTCAATGTCCCTTCAAAACATAAATCAAACCACAAATACTCGGCTGTGGTTGGTTCTTTCGAAACAGCACCTGCACAACAACTGGAAGAGGAATGTGTTTTTGAAGGCAAACTCCAAGCAGCTTTGGAATCCTTGGGAAGATCCAACATAAATATCACCAAAGGAGATTTTAGAGCCGCTATGATTTACAGAAACTCTTCCAAACCTCTCAAAGAAAGCTCACAAAATGTGGATATTGCAGCTGTTAAAGAATCCACTGTGGAGGGACCACTGTGCCCTGTGACTGAAGCTAAATCACCTGAAGTACCGCTGAGACAAGAGAAAGAAGACGTGACTGTAATAAATGCAGAGTGTCAAAGCCAAAGTCAAGCCCTCTATAGACCAGCTATCTCAAAGAAAATCAAAGGGCCTGTTGGTCCAAAACCTGCCATCCCACCAAAACCTGagcatctaaaaataaaacaaacaggtaCTCAATCAGCTAACACAAGGAATCCTGAGACAACCCAAACAAATGCTTCGAGacctgaaatgaaaacacaacgGAACAAAGAACCAGTTCTTCAACCACCGGCAAAGAAATCAGCATCCTGTATGGATGGAAATAAGACGGAACCATCCAAAACAAAGAGCAGTGCAGATTTAGAAGCAGGTCATAAAGATGAAGATTTCTCTCAGGACAGTCAAGAAAAATATCAAGTCCAAGGCTTTTACATGACCCTAGAAAGTGATAACACTGACAAGAATACTCTAAATAAACCCGAGGTGAAAAACGCTGAAGCAGAAGAAACAAGGCCCAAGGATTTTTCAGTCAAGGACACTGAGATTGAAACAGACGACAGCCGTGTAGAGTTTCATGAAGCATGTCAGAAATTTGGTGGTAAAAAAGCGTTTGCAGTGAAGAGTGCTCCTGTAAAACCAAAACGAGTAAAAATTGCCCAGCctgacattcacacacatgtggaTCCAAAACCACAGCAAACCCTCACGGGTCAGTCGtccaacaacacaaacacatctgcaCAAAGTGTTGACAGCAAAGATGGGcgtgagaaagaaatgaaacaagaaAGCAAAGTTGAATTGAGGGAAAAGAAAGGACGAACCGAGACAGAGGACGAGTGCCGGCAGCAGCTGTCAGTTCACATTGATGAGATTGTGAAGGGGAACATAACAGCAGCCATGGAAATATTTGACAACTTGCGAAAGCAGGAGGAACTGCAATGCATCCTCAGCCAAGTTGAGGACATTGAACAGGACACAAGTGAGGTTGACGTGAGGTCTCTGAGGAAAGTATTTGAGAACATCCCCGACTGGGTTGTCAGCgaggacaaaaagagagaaaaaaaggtcaaagtggaggacagagaggagaagtCACTGTTGCTGAGCGACAACACTGAAAGCAAATCCTCAATGGCACATGTTTTTGGAGATCTGGAGAGAGCCAGTGAGGAAATCATGAATCTAAAAGAGCAGACCTTAGCCAGACTTAAGGGCATCGAGGAGGCCATCAAAAAGGCTCTTTATTCCGTCTCTACTCTGAAATCGGACTCAGATATAGCTGGTTTATCATGCTTGTTTAAAGAGTCCTTAGGGGCAGTGCAGGAATCTCCATTAACTGGTAATATTAGCAGAAAAAGCATCGGGTCAAGCAGAACGAAGTCACAGCAGGCAGAGAAAAGGCCGACCTCATCAGAAAATGAAGCTCAGTCAGCTGGGCAAAGTGCAGGTGCTGAAGCGGTCTTTGAAAAACAGCAAGCAAGTCCACTATCGTCACCTGCCTTCGCCTCCATCCAGTCAGCAGCTAGGAGGACAACACCAAGCACAATGTGTCCAACATGTCAGCAAAACCAAAATTCAGAGAAAATATTCCGCACAACAATGACCCTGACATCCAACAGCCGTACtcaaaacagaaaaggagacCACAGGAAAGGAGCTCAACACCAGTCCACTTACAACTCGCTTGGAACTGAACAAGAGCTCGGTGTTCTCGAGGTTCACACTGACAGTGAGGGGAACAGTGTTGCAGGCACTAAAACAGGCACAGAGGGCTATGAGCGGACTGATAACGTTGGGAACCAGTTCCACTCCACCAAAACATCCACTGTTGTCATCACTCAGCCAGAAGCTATGACGTCCGCGGGGCAGACACTGGTCCGTCCAACACATCAGGATCGGGTCACAACTCAGCCAGAAGTTCGGCAGCCTATCAATCAGAAACCTTAG